In Mustela nigripes isolate SB6536 chromosome 2, MUSNIG.SB6536, whole genome shotgun sequence, a single window of DNA contains:
- the DNAJB1 gene encoding dnaJ homolog subfamily B member 1 isoform X1 gives MGKDYYQTLGLARGASDEEIKRAYRRQALRYHPDKNKEPGAEEKFKEIAEAYDVLSDPRKREIFDRYGEEGLKGGGPSGGSSGGANGTSFSYTFHGDPHAMFAEFFGGRNPFDTFFGQRNGEEGMDIDDPFSGFPMGMGGFTNMNFGRSRPAQEPTRKKQDPPVTHDLRVSLEEIYSGCTKKMKISHKRLNPDGKSIRNEDKILTIEVKRGWKEGTKITFPKEGDQTSNNIPADIVFVLKDKPHNIFKRDGSDVIYPAKISLREALCGCTVNVPTLDGRTIPVVFKDVIRPGMRRKVPGEGLPLPKTPEKRGDLIIEFEVIFPERIPQTSRTVLEQILPI, from the exons ATGGGCAAGGACTATTACCAGACGCTGGGCCTGGCCCGTGGCGCGTCGGACGAGGAAATCAAGCGGGCTTACCGCCGCCAGGCGCTACGCTACCACCCGGACAAGAACAAGGAGCCCGGCGCCGAGGAGAAGTTCAAGGAGATCGCCGAGGCCTACGACGTGCTCAGCGACCCGCGCAAGCGTGAGATCTTTGACCGCTACGGGGAAGAAG GTCTAAAGGGTGGTGGCCCCAGTGGTGGGAGCAGTGGTGGTGCTAATGGTACCTCTTTCAGCTACACATTCCATGGAGATCCTCATGCCATGTTTGCGGAGTTCTTCGGTGGCCGAAATCCCTTTGACACCTTTTTTGGGCAGCGGAACGGGGAGGAAGGCATGGACATTGATGACCCGTTCTCTGGTTTCCCCATGGGCATGGGTGGTTTCACCAACATGAACTTTGGCCGTTCCCGTCCTGCCCAAGAGCCCACCCGAAAGAAGCAAGATCCCCCTGTCACCCACGACCTTAGGGTCTCGCTTGAAGAGATCTATAGCGGCTGTACCAAGAAGATGAAAATCTCCCATAAGCGGCTGAACCCCGATGGAAAGAGCATTCGCAACGAAGACAAGATCTTGACCATCGAAGTGAAGCGGGGGTGGAAAGAAGGGACCAAAATCACCTTCCCCAAGGAAGGCGACCAGACCTCCAACAACATTCCAGCTGacattgtctttgttttaaaggacAAGCCACACAATATCTTTAAGAGAGATGGCTCTGATGTCATTTATCCAGCCAAGATCAGCCTTCGGGAG GCTCTGTGTGGCTGCACAGTGAACGTACCCACTCTGGACGGCAGGACCATACCCGTTGTGTTCAAAGATGTCATCAGGCCTGGCATGCGGCGAAAAGTTCCTGGAGaaggcctccccctccccaaaacgCCCGAGAAACGCGGGGACCTCATTATTGAGTTTGAAGTAATCTTCCCTGAAAGGATTCCCCAGACGTCAAGAACCGTACTTGAGCAGATTCTTCCAATATAG
- the DNAJB1 gene encoding dnaJ homolog subfamily B member 1 isoform X2: MRRSGDRGRAGPVSSRPRQSGAHLGRGLKGGGPSGGSSGGANGTSFSYTFHGDPHAMFAEFFGGRNPFDTFFGQRNGEEGMDIDDPFSGFPMGMGGFTNMNFGRSRPAQEPTRKKQDPPVTHDLRVSLEEIYSGCTKKMKISHKRLNPDGKSIRNEDKILTIEVKRGWKEGTKITFPKEGDQTSNNIPADIVFVLKDKPHNIFKRDGSDVIYPAKISLREALCGCTVNVPTLDGRTIPVVFKDVIRPGMRRKVPGEGLPLPKTPEKRGDLIIEFEVIFPERIPQTSRTVLEQILPI; the protein is encoded by the exons ATGCGACGCAGTGGGGACCGAGGCCGAGCCGGGCCGGTGTCATCGCGGCCCCGGCAGTCCGGAGCTCACCTGGGCCGAG GTCTAAAGGGTGGTGGCCCCAGTGGTGGGAGCAGTGGTGGTGCTAATGGTACCTCTTTCAGCTACACATTCCATGGAGATCCTCATGCCATGTTTGCGGAGTTCTTCGGTGGCCGAAATCCCTTTGACACCTTTTTTGGGCAGCGGAACGGGGAGGAAGGCATGGACATTGATGACCCGTTCTCTGGTTTCCCCATGGGCATGGGTGGTTTCACCAACATGAACTTTGGCCGTTCCCGTCCTGCCCAAGAGCCCACCCGAAAGAAGCAAGATCCCCCTGTCACCCACGACCTTAGGGTCTCGCTTGAAGAGATCTATAGCGGCTGTACCAAGAAGATGAAAATCTCCCATAAGCGGCTGAACCCCGATGGAAAGAGCATTCGCAACGAAGACAAGATCTTGACCATCGAAGTGAAGCGGGGGTGGAAAGAAGGGACCAAAATCACCTTCCCCAAGGAAGGCGACCAGACCTCCAACAACATTCCAGCTGacattgtctttgttttaaaggacAAGCCACACAATATCTTTAAGAGAGATGGCTCTGATGTCATTTATCCAGCCAAGATCAGCCTTCGGGAG GCTCTGTGTGGCTGCACAGTGAACGTACCCACTCTGGACGGCAGGACCATACCCGTTGTGTTCAAAGATGTCATCAGGCCTGGCATGCGGCGAAAAGTTCCTGGAGaaggcctccccctccccaaaacgCCCGAGAAACGCGGGGACCTCATTATTGAGTTTGAAGTAATCTTCCCTGAAAGGATTCCCCAGACGTCAAGAACCGTACTTGAGCAGATTCTTCCAATATAG